One Fibrobacter sp. genomic window carries:
- a CDS encoding glycosyl hydrolase family 57: MYSINKNQSTNTNSSPIFNRILSVEIPEKIAAGDEGKSQEFTIRFTTDGPVPFPQVIIRDNGREILFNGEKIESTPDHKFSVRIPKGLFLSGKYSVQVEGCRKEDWRSAGGGDWIKWNGEFTVNRPQTAAKITSVKVKGGSAVKIYFGIHKHMHQPFYRAADTSYWDGEKESIFGSRCGPYTHFIPDAVKQYSAGGLPHGGLSTSWSGSLIEQLNRCDRDGLCGGCFRGWNRVLSEISNDKTTLGHRKMGFTAFGYFHPLMPLIPHRDIVKQIALHRETIKKTFGTDTSGILFPPETAFHVRIIPALKEAGIKAVIYDSIHRYRACKDYPYAGINEGMLPPNRAEQVNGAVDDWIQLQNIWAGSKISPSLLKPEYIKYEDPDGKVYTIIGVPAERYIGNEDARGGYGALQYEQVLGQVYDSIVSNGTFDPAHPPFFVLHSDGDNHGGGADSYYHHNTGRMVEWLKGDERFELTTIDDYLEKFPPDPEKAVHMEPGSWSGADNGDPQFRKWFSMYDQPYSPDLNSWAVLTALQNHIHSLEDAGLTDKRFLKAERLMLTAETSCYWYWTGQEIWDRQVTEAANAALSIAGDLIGKLKTGVDKTGPTIFAPWVTPENPGGKTWGQGCLRNAEKTATVHTFIHDISGIERVELVLRSGGKEEWIPMKSSGPYPSRTSPTATANYYRVNLPEGLGDVRYYIEAVDRKGNRSRSGLERIFLE, encoded by the coding sequence ATGTATTCAATTAATAAAAACCAATCTACCAACACCAACTCATCGCCCATCTTCAACCGAATCCTGTCCGTAGAAATCCCCGAAAAAATTGCAGCCGGGGATGAAGGTAAATCGCAAGAATTCACAATACGATTTACCACCGATGGGCCCGTGCCGTTTCCTCAGGTTATAATCAGGGATAACGGAAGAGAAATCCTCTTTAATGGTGAAAAGATTGAGTCCACACCCGATCACAAATTCAGTGTCAGGATTCCGAAGGGACTTTTTCTGTCCGGGAAATATTCTGTCCAGGTCGAGGGATGCAGAAAAGAGGACTGGCGCAGTGCAGGAGGTGGCGACTGGATAAAATGGAACGGAGAATTTACAGTCAATAGACCGCAGACAGCCGCAAAAATCACCTCTGTAAAAGTCAAAGGAGGTTCAGCGGTAAAGATCTATTTCGGTATTCACAAGCACATGCACCAGCCTTTTTACAGGGCCGCGGATACATCATACTGGGACGGGGAAAAAGAGTCAATTTTCGGCTCCAGATGCGGTCCGTATACCCATTTTATCCCGGATGCAGTAAAGCAGTATTCCGCCGGAGGTCTTCCACACGGAGGACTTTCCACAAGCTGGAGCGGATCTCTGATTGAGCAACTGAACAGATGCGACCGGGATGGTCTCTGCGGAGGATGTTTCCGGGGATGGAACCGTGTCCTCTCCGAAATTTCAAATGATAAAACAACTCTTGGCCACAGGAAAATGGGTTTTACAGCTTTCGGCTACTTTCATCCTCTGATGCCCCTTATCCCTCATCGGGACATTGTCAAGCAGATCGCCCTTCACCGTGAAACAATAAAGAAAACCTTCGGAACAGATACATCAGGCATTCTCTTTCCTCCTGAAACCGCTTTTCATGTAAGAATTATTCCCGCGCTGAAAGAAGCGGGAATAAAAGCTGTTATCTACGACTCCATCCACCGTTATCGTGCATGTAAAGACTACCCTTATGCTGGCATCAACGAGGGGATGCTTCCTCCGAACAGGGCAGAGCAGGTAAACGGGGCTGTCGATGACTGGATACAGCTTCAGAATATCTGGGCAGGATCCAAAATCAGCCCGTCACTTCTGAAACCGGAGTATATAAAATATGAGGACCCCGATGGAAAGGTTTACACAATAATAGGGGTACCGGCAGAGAGATATATCGGCAATGAGGATGCCCGGGGAGGGTATGGTGCTTTACAATATGAGCAGGTGCTCGGTCAGGTTTACGACAGTATTGTTTCTAACGGCACCTTCGATCCGGCTCATCCCCCATTTTTCGTTCTCCACTCCGATGGGGACAATCACGGAGGAGGTGCCGACAGTTACTATCATCATAATACCGGACGGATGGTGGAGTGGCTGAAGGGGGATGAGAGGTTTGAGCTGACAACTATCGATGATTACCTGGAGAAATTTCCACCTGATCCTGAGAAAGCGGTTCATATGGAACCCGGATCATGGAGCGGTGCAGATAACGGGGATCCCCAGTTCAGGAAATGGTTCAGCATGTATGACCAGCCCTACAGCCCGGATTTAAACTCCTGGGCAGTTCTCACAGCACTTCAGAACCACATTCACAGTCTTGAGGACGCGGGGTTGACCGACAAACGCTTCCTGAAAGCGGAACGGCTTATGTTGACAGCAGAGACAAGCTGCTACTGGTACTGGACAGGACAGGAAATCTGGGATCGTCAGGTAACAGAGGCTGCCAACGCGGCACTCTCCATCGCCGGCGATCTTATCGGTAAATTAAAAACCGGAGTCGATAAGACCGGTCCCACGATTTTCGCACCCTGGGTAACACCTGAGAATCCGGGAGGAAAGACCTGGGGGCAGGGTTGCCTTCGCAATGCAGAGAAGACAGCCACAGTTCACACCTTTATTCATGATATAAGCGGGATAGAGAGAGTGGAACTGGTATTGCGTTCGGGGGGAAAAGAGGAATGGATTCCCATGAAGTCAAGCGGTCCTTATCCGTCACGTACCTCACCCACCGCAACGGCCAATTATTATCGAGTCAATCTTCCCGAGGGGCTCGGTGATGTGCGGTATTATATCGAGGCGGTTGACAGGAAAGGGAACAGGAGCAGGTCGGGATTGGAGAGGATTTTTTTGGAATAA
- a CDS encoding polysaccharide deacetylase family protein has protein sequence MPPKKRRIHNCFNHSGKKARGRCSRCGKWICYECAVLYKGNLYCALSCTPSVLNPRPTITPPEVVQNKANEKGPAKKWLVVWAAFTLAFIGAGLGTWAMREVYFLKQENSTLRENRLRLIDHLKRSNSEILSLKEELRTLSAMIPGKPDSLKPVMSRKNDSSRDFTNNSEYTDEGFPLTFNNGSTDQKLVSITFDAGSTANAADEILDTLRSRNVRTTMFLTGEFIRRYPELVSRIAEEGHELGNHTLTHPRLTTWAKDRTHSLLPGVNKEFISRQLSENENLLLKKTGLRFLPLWRAPYGEFNRTICRWALQSGYLHIGWRQGRTWSQNLDSNDWIPDENTPGFKTPEQVLEKILTLSETKPHGINGGIILMHLGTERVDRGKQVHRVLGVLIDRLRENGYRVVPVSEIVNNSGLNLALLTPKSHIPVSSLAKKDKE, from the coding sequence ATGCCTCCGAAAAAGCGTCGAATACATAACTGCTTCAACCATTCCGGGAAAAAGGCCCGGGGACGGTGCAGCAGGTGCGGGAAATGGATCTGTTACGAATGCGCGGTTCTATACAAGGGAAATCTCTACTGCGCACTCTCATGCACACCATCGGTGTTAAACCCACGCCCAACTATAACCCCGCCTGAGGTTGTTCAGAATAAAGCCAATGAAAAAGGGCCTGCGAAAAAGTGGTTAGTGGTATGGGCTGCTTTTACACTGGCCTTTATCGGTGCCGGATTAGGAACCTGGGCCATGAGAGAGGTTTACTTTTTGAAACAGGAAAACTCGACTCTGAGAGAAAACAGGCTCCGCCTGATAGATCATCTGAAAAGAAGCAACAGCGAGATCCTGTCGCTTAAAGAGGAGTTGAGGACACTCTCAGCGATGATTCCCGGAAAACCGGATTCGCTTAAACCGGTTATGTCAAGGAAAAATGATAGTAGTAGGGATTTTACTAATAACAGCGAATATACCGATGAAGGTTTTCCACTTACATTCAATAATGGATCAACCGATCAGAAGCTGGTTTCAATAACCTTTGATGCCGGCTCAACGGCAAATGCTGCGGATGAGATTCTCGATACGTTAAGATCACGGAATGTCAGGACAACCATGTTTCTTACAGGAGAGTTTATCAGAAGATATCCTGAGCTTGTATCGAGAATTGCCGAAGAGGGGCACGAACTAGGTAATCATACCCTGACTCATCCCAGGCTTACCACCTGGGCCAAGGACCGTACCCATTCACTCCTTCCCGGAGTAAATAAAGAGTTTATCTCCAGACAGTTGTCAGAAAACGAAAATCTGCTCTTGAAGAAGACCGGACTTCGCTTTTTACCTCTCTGGCGTGCACCTTATGGTGAGTTTAACCGTACTATCTGCAGATGGGCGCTTCAATCGGGATATCTGCATATTGGATGGCGTCAGGGGAGAACCTGGTCACAGAACCTCGACAGCAATGACTGGATTCCAGATGAAAACACTCCTGGATTTAAAACTCCCGAACAGGTGCTGGAGAAAATATTGACACTCTCTGAAACGAAACCTCATGGAATAAATGGCGGCATCATACTGATGCATCTTGGGACAGAGCGGGTTGACAGGGGTAAGCAGGTTCATCGTGTGCTTGGTGTGCTTATCGACAGGCTCAGGGAGAATGGCTACCGGGTTGTACCTGTTTCAGAGATAGTAAATAATTCAGGTCTGAACCTTGCGCTTCTGACTCCAAAAAGCCATATTCCTGTTTCCTCTCTTGCAAAGAAAGATAAAGAATGA